The segment ACGTTAAGCAAGCAACGcaaagtaaagtaaagtaaagaaGAGAAGAATTCTCATTCAGAACACACAATTGTTTGTATAGCAAAAAACCCTACAAACACACAACCGTCCAATGTGTAGACAAGAATGTACATTTCTACACAGTTTTTCTTCGCTCTCTCAGAACATCGAGTTAGTTTCAGTTGAACTCAATAACTGAACCGGAATGCACGATCAAGAGCAGCGGTGTCTTGGAATAACAatctaattattaatattattaattttaataaagtgagcaatttatcatattataaataattcaaagcagcaaaaaaaggttcaataaattagaatattaaacgagcaaatattacaaaaaatattcaggaaTTTGCAAAAGCATCGAAACAAGTGTAAATTGATATTCTACTGTGTGATCAGAtactacaattaaaaaaattgatgatataacaagaatttaaattttattgtaacgAACTGTAATAACTTTACAGCAAAACTAAAAGAGGTTAAAGTTTGCAAAGTTAAGTTTTGTGAGAAAGAAAGTGCAGTGATGTAAATTccgaaagcaaaaaaaatatcaacgtgtaataaataaatgtacaaaACAAGGTGGACGTACAGAGCTTCAATACACAACGTTAAATAAAAGTATATGTAAGAATATGTTCATTGAAATTtacaagagagagaaaatgaaaaaaaaaccggtCATTCTAGTTTTGTTTGAAGTACAAAAGAAGTTTTAACTAACAATTATATATTTCGTGTAGGTACGTTGCATTTACCTGTCGTGTACGTAATTTTGTgcatttgagcaaaaaagctcaaaaattttgccgGTAAATGatgttttattgatttatgtgGACAAGAGATTCATCGGAATGTTAAAAGTCTTAAAggcatttaataattttaatgcaaaaaattgattattttaataattttttttaaaattctaaaaaaactgaaaattctaatgaaaaaatttaaataaaaaattaaagcaatttaagattaaatttttaattaattattttaaaaaatatatttaaattatttaaaatattaaattaattttagaattaaaagttaaaaaaattaaattaaaaaattattttttaaatttgttttcaattaattttaatgaattaatataaACCAAAAtcaacttatttaattttattattaaataaaaaaataaaaaattatttaattttttttttaaatattaatttatcaataaaattataattatttttaatttttttaaatttgaaaattaatattttaattaatttaatcaaaaatattttttaatttaaatttaaattaaattttacctaattaacaaaaaaaaaatattttcgaattcaattttataatttgtgaatttatttcttatttttttttttaattttatttaaaaagattctcaaaaatacgaaattttcactgaaaattcactgaaaatttgaatttcaagcataaatttattaatcttCATCTTCTACACAAAAATCTAAACATACAAGAatcttttgaatcaaaattccATTCACACAAGAACAACATCACGTAGAAAAAAGGTCAAACACTCCTCATTATGTTCGTGATTAACTCATAAAACGTTTGATTCtcgaataaaaatgaacaacgGAGATGCAGTTAATGCGCCGAGAtcaatcaaaatgaaaaattacttccaCCACGGCGGCCAAAAttcagtattttaaaaaaattatctaaaaattcgtgaatgaaaaattaccgaAGAAAGCCACAAGACAAAATTTGACTCAAAATCGAGACAgtttaacataatttaaacCGCCGTACGGTCCACATTTTATACAAttctcaatttatttcaattgaatCTTGACAATTCAAATGAccttttaaatggattttttttcgtcgttatcAGTTTTTGCTCTCAGTTTGTGTCTCTCGTCATCGTCGCGTCGTtgattcttgtaaaaatgcattttttttaaattttactgatCACCAATAATGTGCGCGATGACAAGAATTTATGGATGCAGGTTCAGTGGAAATTGATTGTGTGCTCATTGAAGCGAACAGAgggaacatattttttaacactcggttcgaaacaaaaacaaatcttgGTAAATATTTGCTGTCATATGCATAATAAACGGCTGATGTGGGCTGGCAGCGTTGAgagaatgaaaaatgttaattagtGTGATTGAAAGACGACGAAGACGAAGACAAGTTGAGTCACAAAGggagtttataaaattttattaggtaATTTTCGAGATAAAAATCAGCTGGTCCATGATGGTTTTTTGGGTTGATGTTAATTGATTGTCGTCTGATGATGTCTTACAAATGTCTGACACgcgtgaaaatgaaaaatttaagttgaaCTGCATTTATGCGTCTTTTGTGCTTAAACATCAATCAACGCAGTGCCGGatgttttttacgaaaaaaaaaatctcccacCTTTATATGCACGCCGTCGTCAATAGGTgacacaaaaatagaaaatttatgcgTCGTGACGTCTCGTGAAccttagtttttttaatagaatttggagaaaaatttttaatgccatAAACATTGCGTATAATAACCATAAATTACCGTTTATTatgtaaacaaattttaaagtgcattcccctgaaaaatttaaatagtggGATTATGGGttgttcatttgaaaaaaaaaaataataaattttattaaaaattttcattttttcatagtttttcaaaaaaaaaaaaaataaaaaaattcaatttgaatgatttttcaactgaaaatttcaaaaaatattttttttttattttttcataaagaatTATTCCTAATTTAtaatacttaattttatttaattttttcttaatttattttaaattaattattttaataattttgaatttaagcggcctaaattaaatttaaaaaaaataaaatttttaagcgtaacaattttttataaattttttatttataggtaaataattttttataaaaaaaaattaaaataaaataaaaattttttaataggtaaaatttctgaattttctaaattctgaatttattcttaaaaattaaaaaaaataaagtttagtaattttatgacaaataaaaaaagtcatattaaaaatactaattttggtagaaaaattgtcaaaattgaaaatttattaaaaatttctttaaaaatcatcagaaatgttgaaaaacgtgaatttttaagaaattgttttatttttttttataaattgttttacaaaaaaaaaaaatatggaacaaagaaatatttatggaaaatatttggAGCGaactaattttagaaaaaagaaatagTTTCAAATAAACTCTATTAAAACCTTTCTAGGAAAAATTTGCTTGTGatcaaaaagcaataaaaacaaaaaaaagtcctcAAGTTTAACGACCGCGAGAAAATTTACGATGGCAATTAAcctgtaacgaaaaaaaaaattttttttttgttgatggaTCGTCTTTCATGCAATTTAATATTCTTGCTGGAAAAACAAATCCCAACTCttctttccaaaaattttcagtaaaaatattatttcaaaatataataaaaaaaaaaaagttattgcaTTGCATCCAAAAATGTCTAGTAAATCATCTCGAGTAAAAGAGAGAGAACGGGACCATATGGTTACACCTGTTccgtttatttattgtttatatATGGCAAAGTAAGCGTGTGCAATgttatttgagtaaaaaagtataaataaaagcgcaaactttttgttatttttattagcgtGATGCCTACCTAGAGAGCCGTCTAAGCTacagaacaaaattttcattttcacatttttagatGATTAATGTCTGTTATACAGAATAAACAAAcacttgtgtgtgtgtgtttgtcacAATTATATTGGATTTCTCTCGTATCTTGTTTGTAATTGCTTTTGAATCATTGCGATTCGCGCAATTTTGTTGGACACTTTTTGACGGTGTCTGAATAGATAAAGTGAAAGGATGTCATGTGAAATGTCTGTTAGGTGAAGtgaatcaaagaaaattcttgaaaattaaatattttgttttttttttaatagttaaagcaattaaaatagttaaactaattaaagatatttaaaaaataaatttaaaagttaaattattaaaaaataaaaataaaataaattaataaaaataaattaagtaaaaaaaataaaacctatccaaaataaaacatttaaaaagcaaaaatattttatagttaaaaaaaaataatcctactaaactttttttttatgtcaaaaatttttttaaagaaaaaaaaaaaaatttatcaaaatttttttattttttttttttgataatatggcaatttattcaaaatttacttaGGCAACTGCAATTCCAAAAAcgtctcaaaaataaaaagtaaagaggttttaagttgaaaaaaaaaacaataataaatatctttttcctaccaaatttttttaaatagtatttttaagacattttagatattttcttttaacaaatgaacaaattttttaataaaaaaaatttcaaaaaaatacttttttgaaatcgaaaatttcaaaattatttttttaatttttttttaaaaatatgcaaaaatttgcaaatgaaccaaaattatcataatttggcaatttttagtaatttttctaatgttttgaaacttaaaatatttcaaaatcattatcattattccatTATTCCCTCCTtggaatttctgaaaaaatgtttgcaaaaaaaaaaaaaataaatttaagtttattaaaaaaaacatttaaaaaaaactaaattttagattttaacaaattttcggatattttaaattttctgccgtcgaggcaaaaaatgttttttaaaaaataattaaataatatggtgaaaaaataataccttgtaaaaaaatatttttttttaattggcaTACCTGGCATTGAATGctcaactaattaattttctcttgaatATTGAGATGagtcgagaattttttttttgagctttaattgctttttatcgaatttataaataattttttaatatttttccagaTTTCCATCGAAAATGTCTTCACCAGACGAGACAAATAAGTCAAACAACGACACTTCCGAAGACACAATTCCACTTAAAAATGCCGACAAATCAAATGGCAGCAAAAACAGCCTTTGCAAAGATCAATCCAGTGATGCCACCATCGATATTAACGACACAACGACAAAAGAACGGAAAAAGAATAGATTTATaggtgaattttttcaacatttaaaaaaaaaattattaattaaaaaccctTTTTAGGCACCTACGACGATGTCCTCAAAGGCCTCGAGCTCACCCAAAAATCTCGCTCAACATTCATCGCACTCATAGTCGTTATCCTTTTACTCCTCCTCACAATTATTATCTTAAGTATTTTGTGGCCCAGCATTCCATCTTACCTCAAGTATCCAGTGTGCAACAGCAAAGCCTGCCTCGAAACGAGTTTGCAGATTCTCTCGTGGTCCGAGCCCGATGTCGAGGATGCTTGTGATGCTCCGCGCGCCTTAACCTGCGGACGTTTCCACGAAGAATTCCAGGAACATGAACTTTATAATCGTTACCGCGGCGAATGGAATTCCCGTAGTTTGTACAAATACCGCGAAATCATggacattaataattttatcacgAAACAACTCGTTAACTCGACGGGCAGCGGCGTTTTTATCAAGGAATTGTACAACAGTTGCCTGAAATTGGACAAGACAGATCGAGACAGCAGTTTTTCGTACTTGAAACGCGTGCTACGATCATTGGGTGAGTgacttttcattattttttgtctgacacataaaaaaatcggaGACACCTGATCGTAAAAAACGACATTTTTGCATCTTCTTAGCGGTTATTGACATaaatgtgcgaaaaaaaataggaaacagacaaaaaacgaAGACATTTCTGGTTTTATCGATCGTGAATTTCGTAATATTGCGTTGAAATATCATCAGTTCctcttttgattcaaaaaaatttatgcaaattgcGTTTTCATTGCCAACTACGGTCATTTACAGTTTAGAGGTGAAGCATGTTTGCACAAATATTACAGTTagagattcatttttttcgttttttattgaaattcaaaaaaataataacttaaataatagtctaaaacaatattttaacgaTAATATCTCGTTCTCGACTCATGTCTCTTCTTAGAGAGGAGGGAGATATTTGTTGGCAGCTGGGGTAGGAGCGGGTCTTTGTGGACCTGCTGGCTTTTGTGTAGCTGATGGTCGTTGAGGAACTGGTTTTGGCGCTGGAGGTTGAGGTCTTTGTGGTTGAGGTGCTGGTTCCGTAGGTCCACGGATATCAACTTGAGCGGAAAGATTGTCGTCTTCATCCTCATCTTCATCTTCGTCACCGTCTCCGAAGCCTTCTGATCCTCCCGATGGGAATCCACTTGACGAATCTTCCTCATCGACGCCAAAGCCTTCGGATCCTTGGTTGTTGGTGGGACGTGGCAAGGAAGGTCTTGATGGAGCTACGGGAGCAACTTGTTCTTCGCTTTCATCGTCATCGTTATCATCGCCGCCGAATGAAGGTTGTTGGGGTTGGAAGCCACCTTGTTGTTGGTTGTTGCCGCCGCTTGGTTGGAAACCGCCGCCTTGGTTGTTGTTTCCACCATTGTTAAAGTTGCTGATTTGGTTGAAGGTTTGTTGATCAACGACGCCGCTTGTGACACCAcctttaaaagaaaatgaaatttcgtttagattttattttaacgtataattttttcaggGGCGACGCGTCATGAGTGCTGGATAAGGACACGGCCCCCtcaagaattttgattttaaagaaaattcagaaaaaatttaagaagaaggtaaaattataattctcGCTGAAGATTCTGTAACAGACTCGAAAAAGTTTTGCGAAATTGAGCTTTAAATGACGAAAcatattctttttaattgtGAAAGCTTAATGTGGAAAAGATACTTTTCTTTCAAGATTTATTATTAGATAACTTAATGGTTAGCAAACTCTTTTGAGCGAAGTAAAACCATACACACAATAATGCATTCCAATGCACGCAAGAAATCAGGGATTACTCGTTAACTACCTTGAGTTTACCGGCTCCGCCATAATGCCCAATACAAATCCTAAATATATTGACCAAATTccgatgaaaattgaataaagttTGGCTGAgccattgttttaaaaataagataagTGTGACAACAATAAGTTAGATAACATCCAAAATGGATAAGCTGAGATTGTAAAATTCGCATTTTAAGCAAGAAAAAAGGCTGCACTTAATTCGAAAGTTAACAGTTAATTATTAAGAAGAATTGGAGATTGTGTAATGTCACtcatagttttaaaaataagataacTGTGACAACATAGTGAACGGATACACGAAATTGAAGTATgctttgaaaatgattttagtcaattaatattaagataaaaatcagTCGAGTAATTGGACTAAGCAAAGAAACACGTCAATTAATTAACATGATGCTTagattaagaaattaaagtgACTTTCGTCACTAAATATGCAAcattaaaaaggatttttgttTAAGATTGCGTtcagttgtttaaaaaaataagtagaaGAGGATCCAACACAGCGTGATCAACACGTTACCGATTATGTTGTTTTCGAAGCCCTGATATTAGaactttttagaatttaaggctaaaaaattttctttgttctatgtgcctcattaaaaaatatcggtTAACTACGCCCCTGTTAGATTAACTTTGAAGCTTAAGCTGTCAAGATTAAAAAGAAAGATTGAATTTACCTGGGAAGCCACCTTGTTGTCCAGGGCCTTGTTGTCCTCCTTTTCCACCGCCGTATTTGATAAAGTAAACTTCTGGTTTGCTTGGAGTGTGTTTCTgggcttgttgttgttggaatTGTTCAATATCTTCGGGTTTCTTCACCAAAACGTAGACGATTGTCTTTTCTTCGTTCTAAGGgaacaagtaaaaaattattagcgaCTAAAAAACATAACTTTTCATTCGCGAACAAACCTTAGCTTGTTGTTGAagaatttgttgttgttgagtgGCATAATCGGGAGCCTTGATGAAGATAATTTTGTAGTGTTTGTTATTTTGGACTGGAGCTTGTTGTTGTGGTTGTTGGGGAGCTGGTTCATCTTCAGCAGCGAAGACGTAGAAGTGCTTTTGGACATTTCCTTCACCAGAGCCATGACTTCCTGAGGATCCTGATCCTTGGTTTCCTCCGAAACCTCCTTGGTTTCCACCGAAACCTCCTTGGTTACCTCCGAAGCCTCCTTGGTTACCTCCATGGTTTCCTCCGAAACCTCCGGAACCGCCTTGGTTTCCTCCGAAGCCTCCTTGGTTTCCTCCAAAGCCTCCTTGGTTTCCTCCGAAGCCTCCTTGGTTTCCTCCGAAACCTCCTTGGTTTCCTGAACCTTGATTTCCGCCACGGTGATATGATTGTTGTCCAGCAGGCAAATTTCCTCCGTGGTTTCCTCCTTGGTTACCTCCACGATGGTAGGATTGTTGTCCAGCTGGCAAGTTTCCTCCGTGGTTTCCACCCTGGTTACCTCCACGATGGTATGATTGTTGTCCAGCAGGCAAGTTACCGCCTTGGTTACCTCCTTGATGGTACGATTGTTGACCAGCTGGCAAGGTTTGTTGTTGCGTTGGCAATTGCTCTAATCTTTGTTGTTGAATTTGGAAGCTAGCCGATGCACTGCCATGTCCATTGCCATTGTTAAAGCTTTGCGAGCTGAATCCTTGTTGTTGGTAATTTCTGTTCACAGCGCCAAGAGGAGCTTCATAACTGGATTTTGGCGGCAAATAATGCGGATTGCTTCGTAATTCAAGCCCAATATCGGCATTCGCGATGGCAAGTGCGCACACCGTCAAACAAATTGCACgctgtaacgaaaaaaaaacatgtaaattaatattcagtCTCATTGTTGATGACATGACTTCGtcaccgacgacgacgacaacaacgacaacaCCAACGGATAAGCATAATTTCACACAACttgattaattattacaaCATAAACACACGCGAAAGGTCAGTTGCGTGATTtattcaccgaaaaaaaaaacaagacgaAATTCGTCGTGTAAGAAAGAATCAATTTATAGATTacaattttgtattaattgaCGACACTTGTTCGCAAACAATTGCAACGTTGTGTGCCACTGCAATAAATTCCAGACAAATTACACCTGAAGACATCCCACTGATTGCAGATAAATAATTGGCCATTATTCATTCATCGAGCGGCAACCATGACCTCCGATAACTCGAAGAGTTGCTTAATTTATGCAACACGTGAGAATATcgagaaaaaatcataaaaaaaataaatatttaaatggagTTTGTGCGGTGCGTCACGAAGATGcgtagaaaaaaacaacaaaaacccaATTAAAAACTGGTCAAGTTGtgattcaaaatcaaaaatgtgaatttaatCAGAAAACAGAATTCATTTGCATTGACCATGAAATGTTTTTATGAAGTGTCATCAATGTGTGTTAATTTACggaaatcgaagaaaaataggaaatttttagcaaatattttttttacttccgaTTTGCATGTTTTTGAATTCTAGAATGAATCACAATCTAAACCgatacagaaaattaaaaatattttcgattttatggatttttaaaatggaaacttttgaatatttagcAATATGTatagaaaagtaaaatttttataattaattcaaaattttcaataattttgaaaataaatatttttctttacaatttcataatttttgacaaaattaaaaaaatattattgagttttttcatttaatttataaaacattaatttttaagggtcatatacaaaaattttaacattttcttaaattttaaagacttttctgtttaaaaatttttttttacaaaattttgattttttaagaaataattaactttttagtttaaatttaatttcaatatttttctttctttttttttgaaaaatttttaacttttgacctTTAACTGAGaaaagatttatatttttcgaaaaatttgagagGCTTGACCAGGATTGACCTggaccaaaatttttattttattattaaaaaaatatttttttgggaattgggaattttttttaaattatttttttaaaccagaaaaattaaatttaaaattttttgtggcaTTTTTGATCAAGtttctcgaattttcgaactttaatttttgatgcttagaatttcttgaaatttatgcgtgaaaaaatcgaaagtatttttcattattgtcTTGGCTTAATCTTGGCCTTATTTAATTTCGCACAAAAATTCCACGATGTAAACGTCTGGTAtatcacttttaatttttc is part of the Culicoides brevitarsis isolate CSIRO-B50_1 chromosome 3, AGI_CSIRO_Cbre_v1, whole genome shotgun sequence genome and harbors:
- the LOC134833349 gene encoding RNA-binding protein cabeza-like, whose amino-acid sequence is MFFMRAICLTVCALAIANADIGLELRSNPHYLPPKSSYEAPLGAVNRNYQQQGFSSQSFNNGNGHGSASASFQIQQQRLEQLPTQQQTLPAGQQSYHQGGNQGGNLPAGQQSYHRGGNQGGNHGGNLPAGQQSYHRGGNQGGNHGGNLPAGQQSYHRGGNQGSGNQGGFGGNQGGFGGNQGGFGGNQGGFGGNQGGSGGFGGNHGGNQGGFGGNQGGFGGNQGGFGGNQGSGSSGSHGSGEGNVQKHFYVFAAEDEPAPQQPQQQAPVQNNKHYKIIFIKAPDYATQQQQILQQQAKNEEKTIVYVLVKKPEDIEQFQQQQAQKHTPSKPEVYFIKYGGGKGGQQGPGQQGGFPGGVTSGVVDQQTFNQISNFNNGGNNNQGGGFQPSGGNNQQQGGFQPQQPSFGGDDNDDDESEEQVAPVAPSRPSLPRPTNNQGSEGFGVDEEDSSSGFPSGGSEGFGDGDEDEDEDEDDNLSAQVDIRGPTEPAPQPQRPQPPAPKPVPQRPSATQKPAGPQRPAPTPAANKYLPPL